One window from the genome of Dasypus novemcinctus isolate mDasNov1 chromosome 26, mDasNov1.1.hap2, whole genome shotgun sequence encodes:
- the LOC131276199 gene encoding sodium-coupled neutral amino acid transporter 3-like, protein MEAPLQTEMVELVPNGKHLEGLFPAATPMAGNPRVVGPGRSCEGEGFLQKNPGKEPHFTDFEGKTSFGMSVFNLSNAIMGSGILGLAYGMANTGIVLFLFLLTAVALLSSYSIHLLLKSSGVVGIRAYEQLGYRAFGTPGKLAAALAITLQNIGAMSSYLYIIKSELPLVIQTFLNLEEKTS, encoded by the exons ATGGAGGCGCCTCTGCAAACAGAGATGGTGGAGCTGGTGCCCAATGGCAAACACTTGGAGGGGCTGTTCCCAGCTGCCACCCCCATGGCGGGCAACCCCAG GGTCGTGGGCCCCGGACGAAGCTGCGAGGGCGAGGGATTCCTGCAGAAGAACCCCGGCAAGGAGCCACACTTCACCGAC TTCGAGGGGAAGACGTCATTTGGGATGTCGGTGTTCAACCTCAGCAACGCCATCATGGGCAGCGGCATCCTGGGGCTGGCCTATGGCATGGCCAACACGGGCATCGTCCTCTTCCT GTTCCTGTTGACGGCCGTTGCCCTGCTCTCCAGCTACTCCATCCACCTGCTGCTCAAGTCCTCGGGGGTCGTGG GCATCCGTGCCTACGAGCAGCTGGGCTACCGTGCCTTTGGGACCCCGGGGAAGCTGGCAGCGGCCCTGGCCATCACCCTGCAGAACATCGGAG ccatGTCCAGCTACCTGTACATCATCAAGTCGGAGCTACCCCTTGTCATACAGACCTTcctgaacctggaggagaaaaccTCGTGA
- the LOC101427667 gene encoding sodium-coupled neutral amino acid transporter 3 has protein sequence MEAPLQTEMVELVPNGKHLEGLFPAATPMAGNPRVVGPGRSCEGEGFLQKNPGKEPHFTDFEGKTSFGMSVFNLSNAIMGSGILGLAYGMANTGIVLFLFLLTAVALLSSYSIHLLLKSSGVVGIRAYEQLGYRAFGTPGKLAAALAITLQNIGAMSSYLYIIKSELPLVIQTFLNLEEKTSDWYMNGNYLVVLVSVSIILPLALMRQLGYLGYSSGFSLSCMVFFLIAVIYKKFQVPCPLPPNFTNVTGNSSHAEVVRGEAQLPVDAEAAAFCTPSYFMLNTQTAYTIPIMAFAFVCHPEVLPIYTELRDPSKRKMQHISNLSIAVMYAMYFLAALFGYLTFYGGVESELLHTYIRVDPFDVLILCVRVAVLTAVTLTVPIVLFPVRRAIQQILFQNQEFSWPRHVLIAVTLLVCINLLVIFAPNILGIFGVIGATSAPCLIFIFPGIFYFRIVPTEKEPGRSTPKILALCFAMLGLLLMTMSLSFIIIDWVSGTGQHRGSH, from the exons ATGGAGGCGCCTCTGCAAACAGAGATGGTGGAGCTGGTGCCCAATGGCAAACACTTGGAGGGGCTGTTCCCAGCTGCCACCCCCATGGCGGGCAACCCCAG GGTCGTGGGCCCCGGACGGAGCTGCGAGGGCGAGGGATTCCTGCAGAAGAACCCCGGCAAGGAGCCACACTTCACCGAC TTCGAGGGGAAGACGTCATTTGGGATGTCGGTGTTCAATCTCAGCAACGCCATCATGGGCAGCGGCATCCTGGGGCTGGCCTATGGCATGGCCAACACGGGCATCGTCCTCTTCCT GTTCCTGTTGACGGCCGTTGCCCTGCTCTCCAGCTACTCCATCCACCTGCTGCTCAAGTCCTCGGGGGTCGTGG GCATCCGTGCCTACGAGCAGCTGGGCTACCGTGCCTTTGGGACCCCGGGGAAGCTGGCAGCGGCCCTGGCCATCACCCTGCAGAACATCGGAG ccatGTCCAGCTACCTGTACATCATCAAGTCGGAGCTACCCCTTGTCATACAGACCTTcctgaacctggaggagaaaaccTC ggaCTGGTACATGAACGGGAACTACCTGGTTGTCCTGGTCTCTGTCAGCATCATCCTGCCCCTGGCACTGATGCGGCAGCTGG GCTACCTGGGCTACTCCAGCGGCTTCTCTCTCAGCTGCATGGTGTTCTTCCTAATTGCC GTCATCTACAAAAAGTTCCAAGTGCCCTGCCCGTTGCCCCCCAACTTCACCAACGTCACCGGCAACTCCAGCCACGCAGAGGTGGTCAGAGGGGAGGCGCAGCTGCCGGTGGACGCCGAGGCCGCCGCCTTCTGCACGCCAAGCTACTTCATGCTCAACACCCAG ACGGCGTACACCATCCCCATCATGGCCTTCGCCTTCGTTTGCCACCCGGAGGTGCTGCCCATCTACACAGAGCTCAGAGA CCCCTCGAAGCGGAAGATGCAGCACATCTCCAACCTGTCCATCGCCGTCATGTACGCCATGTACTTCCTGGCCGCCCTCTTCGGCTACCTCACCTTCTACG GTGGGGTGGAGTCGGAGCTGCTGCACACCTACATCAGGGTGGACCCCTTCGACGTGCTGATCCTGTGTGTGCGCGTGGCCGTGCTGACGGCTGTCACGCTCACGGTGCCCATCGTTCTGTTCCCG GTGCGCCGTGCCATCCAGCAGATACTGTTCCAGAACCAGGAGTTCAGCTGGCCACGGCACGTGCTCATTGCTGTCACCCTGCTCGTTTGTATTAACCTGTTGGTCATCTTCGCCCCCAACATCCTGGGCATCTTCGGGGTCATCG GTGCCACATCCGCCCCATGCCTCATCTTCATCTTCCCTGGCATCTTCTACTTCCGCATTGTGCCCACCGAGAAGGAGCCTGGACGGTCCACCCCCAAAATCCTG GCCCTTTGCTTCGCCATGCTTGGCCTCTTGCTGATGACCATGAGCTTGAGCTTCATCATCATTGACTGGGTCTCGGGGACGGGCCAGCACAGAGGGAGCCACTAG